One genomic window of Candidatus Kuenenia stuttgartiensis includes the following:
- a CDS encoding secondary thiamine-phosphate synthase enzyme YjbQ, with protein MKFSTEYLTFNTKKHRELINITKEVERILIGSGIKEGMALVSAMHITAGVFINDAESGLHRDIEEWLQKLAPEGPDYFHHRTGESNGDAHLKNLLVGHQVIVPVTKGTLDMGPWQQIFYAEFDGQRNKRLVIKIMGE; from the coding sequence ATGAAATTTTCAACGGAATACCTTACTTTTAATACGAAGAAACACCGGGAATTGATTAATATTACGAAAGAGGTAGAAAGGATACTCATCGGCAGCGGTATAAAGGAAGGCATGGCGCTGGTTTCCGCCATGCATATTACTGCGGGAGTTTTTATAAACGATGCAGAATCAGGGCTGCATCGGGATATTGAAGAATGGCTGCAAAAACTGGCGCCTGAAGGGCCTGATTATTTCCACCACAGAACCGGAGAATCCAATGGAGACGCACATCTGAAGAACCTCCTTGTCGGCCATCAGGTGATAGTGCCTGTAACAAAAGGAACATTGGATATGGGACCCTGGCAGCAAATATTTTACGCAGAGTTTGACGGACAACGTAACAAAAGACTGGTTATTAAAATAATGGGAGAATAA
- the nadB gene encoding L-aspartate oxidase, whose product MKKRTVPKRYLISFDTRTLSHIFTDILVVGSGVAGLSAAIQASNHSSVLIITKDKIDENNTTYAQGGVAVVLSPGDNISKHKKDTLTAGQGLCNAAVVSKIISEGPKRVQEMIEWGAEFDKENDHLIFTQEGGHGFPRIIRALGDSTGREVENTLIHRIKKNKNIKVFEYTYAIDLITDDNVCHGIAAWHPKKGTTLIWAKQTILATGGCGQVYRETTNPGVATGDGLAMAYRAGAALQDMEFVQFHPTTLYIAGAVRFLITETVRGEGGILLNKNGDRFMPKYHEKAELAPRDVVSQSILKEMRETGNTHVYLDIRHIPRKRLFTRFPKIKEICESFGIDISKDLIPVRPSAHYMIGGIKVNRFSMTTVKHLYACGEAACTGMHGANRLGSNSLLEGLVMGNIAGIEACKSAQGIKTNLTPLSMNEKPGASKISWLDLEDIGNSLKSLMWRNVGIERNEKRLLQAEEMIDMWCKYVMDKEFSNPEGWELQNMLLVASLIVSSAYKRRESRGVHHRTDYPQTDDIHWKKHLVLMK is encoded by the coding sequence ATGAAAAAACGTACAGTTCCGAAACGATACCTCATTTCTTTCGACACCCGCACGCTTTCTCACATCTTTACCGATATACTTGTGGTAGGGAGCGGTGTCGCCGGCCTAAGCGCCGCCATCCAGGCGTCAAATCATAGCTCCGTACTCATTATTACAAAAGATAAAATCGACGAGAATAATACCACCTATGCGCAAGGCGGCGTTGCCGTGGTGTTGTCTCCAGGAGATAATATCTCAAAACACAAAAAAGATACCTTAACGGCAGGGCAGGGTTTATGCAACGCCGCGGTTGTTAGCAAGATTATTTCCGAAGGCCCGAAGCGGGTACAGGAAATGATCGAATGGGGAGCGGAATTTGACAAGGAAAACGACCATTTAATCTTTACACAGGAAGGTGGACACGGTTTTCCCCGAATAATACGCGCCCTTGGCGATTCAACGGGAAGAGAGGTGGAGAACACTCTCATACACCGTATAAAGAAAAACAAAAACATCAAGGTATTCGAATATACATACGCAATTGACCTTATTACGGACGACAATGTCTGCCATGGCATAGCGGCGTGGCACCCTAAAAAGGGAACCACGTTAATATGGGCAAAACAGACCATTTTAGCAACTGGGGGATGTGGTCAGGTTTACCGGGAAACGACCAACCCCGGCGTCGCCACCGGGGATGGGCTGGCAATGGCATATCGCGCCGGCGCTGCCCTTCAGGACATGGAGTTTGTCCAGTTTCACCCCACTACATTATATATAGCCGGTGCGGTGCGTTTTCTTATTACCGAGACGGTAAGGGGCGAAGGCGGCATACTGCTAAATAAGAACGGCGACCGGTTTATGCCAAAATATCATGAAAAAGCCGAGCTTGCACCCAGGGACGTAGTAAGCCAAAGCATTTTGAAAGAAATGCGGGAAACAGGCAATACACATGTATATCTGGACATTCGCCATATCCCCAGGAAAAGACTTTTTACACGTTTCCCGAAAATTAAAGAAATTTGTGAATCTTTCGGCATTGATATCTCCAAAGACCTGATTCCGGTGCGCCCAAGCGCTCATTACATGATCGGTGGAATAAAGGTAAATCGTTTTTCAATGACCACCGTGAAGCACCTCTATGCATGCGGAGAGGCGGCATGTACGGGCATGCATGGCGCTAACCGTTTGGGAAGCAACTCCCTGCTGGAAGGGCTGGTAATGGGAAACATTGCCGGGATAGAAGCCTGCAAATCGGCACAAGGCATTAAGACAAATCTCACTCCATTATCAATGAATGAAAAGCCGGGAGCCTCCAAGATAAGCTGGCTTGACCTTGAAGACATTGGGAATTCCCTTAAAAGTCTTATGTGGAGGAATGTGGGAATTGAGCGCAACGAAAAGCGCCTGCTTCAGGCGGAAGAAATGATAGACATGTGGTGTAAATATGTAATGGATAAGGAATTTTCAAACCCGGAAGGCTGGGAATTACAGAACATGCTGCTTGTTGCAAGTCTTATTGTGTCATCGGCATACAAACGCAGGGAATCACGCGGCGTTCATCACCGTACCGATTATCCGCAAACCGACGATATTCACTGGAAAAAACACCTTGTTTTGATGAAATAG
- a CDS encoding DegT/DnrJ/EryC1/StrS family aminotransferase: protein MKIPSQDLKRQYKSIQNEIDAVVLEVLAQQSFILGPYVESFENSMANYCGAKYAIGVSSGTDALLLALMACGIKSGDEVITTPFTFFATAGSIARLGALPVFVDIDPATYNIDVSKIASAVSGKTKALLPVHLFGQCAEMDAILEMAQTKGLYVIEDAAQAIGAFYKGKQAGTMGDAGCFSFYPSKNLGAYGDGGLVTANDDEMGALIKALRVHGSNTRYYHEYVGINGRLDALQAAILHTKLKHLNEWSEKRRTVATYYDEHLRGMPVRLPEIMNGNTHIYHQYVIATPKRDLLKEHLSEQGIETVIYYPVPLHLQKCFAYLGYKPGDLPVSEKAADEVLALPVFPEITREEQDFVIEQIKDFFTRK, encoded by the coding sequence ATGAAAATACCCTCTCAGGATTTAAAGCGGCAGTATAAAAGTATTCAAAATGAAATAGACGCTGTTGTTTTAGAGGTGTTGGCACAACAGTCTTTTATTCTCGGACCCTACGTTGAGTCGTTCGAGAATAGTATGGCAAATTATTGCGGCGCTAAATACGCTATTGGGGTTTCTTCCGGTACGGATGCATTATTGTTGGCATTAATGGCATGTGGCATTAAGAGTGGCGACGAGGTTATTACAACGCCATTTACTTTTTTTGCGACGGCAGGTTCGATTGCACGATTAGGGGCATTGCCCGTGTTTGTTGATATCGATCCGGCAACGTACAACATAGACGTAAGCAAGATAGCCTCTGCGGTAAGTGGCAAAACGAAGGCACTTCTTCCCGTTCACCTGTTCGGGCAATGCGCCGAAATGGATGCGATTCTTGAAATGGCGCAAACGAAAGGATTATATGTTATTGAGGATGCTGCGCAGGCAATAGGCGCTTTTTATAAGGGGAAGCAAGCGGGAACGATGGGCGATGCAGGCTGTTTTTCATTTTATCCGTCGAAAAACCTGGGCGCTTACGGTGATGGCGGTCTTGTAACGGCAAATGACGATGAGATGGGGGCTTTGATTAAGGCACTGCGCGTACATGGGTCGAATACGAGATACTACCATGAATATGTTGGAATCAACGGCAGGCTGGACGCCCTTCAGGCGGCCATCCTGCATACGAAGCTAAAGCATTTAAACGAATGGTCGGAAAAGCGCAGGACAGTCGCCACCTATTATGATGAACACTTAAGAGGGATGCCCGTAAGGCTTCCCGAAATTATGAACGGCAATACGCACATTTATCATCAGTATGTGATAGCTACGCCAAAACGCGACCTTTTGAAAGAACATCTTTCAGAACAGGGCATAGAGACGGTTATTTATTATCCCGTACCCCTTCATTTACAGAAATGCTTTGCGTATTTAGGATATAAACCCGGCGACTTGCCGGTGTCTGAAAAAGCCGCAGACGAAGTTTTGGCCCTACCTGTTTTCCCTGAAATTACCCGGGAAGAACAAGATTTTGTTATTGAGCAAATAAAGGATTTTTTCACCCGTAAATAG
- a CDS encoding LPS-assembly protein LptD, which yields MKITRLLFTLTLFLLLSAPAFADSLLSGGNLAHNPFSLSAKRISTWKKEGTRVFIAEKNAGVSQGPFYIVADNVVCWFHEEESMQYEDAIIEVYCEGDVTVFHGENYEKFEQVYLKFVTLTGIEVNPDILPIVFFEEEQPMPFFLRGEDIRSRGEEEFLSMETPDTIKTKDQREREELIDIIADQIDSWEEGDRRIVVALGNVKIKKEDMTIDADSIILWFDKSALPDVTQQSMALPLSELYAEGNVTMRRENDFLIADRIFEQMTEDRGIIVDGKIKTTIQSGQEEDVSGQDAAFRSKKDKFEGLKDLPAHVTAEEIHHVGKGRYEIENGQITTCGYGHPHYHFKGKKIRLIKSEEHNIVSSKYNSFYLDRYPVAYFPYLSLDIQKKEKLLKDWEFGSSSRFGTFIRTNWDLYVATGGKQKEWSDLIFKLDYLQERGIGTGFDFGYRGQDLFGSVETYYLNDQGEYDINRIPVDEEDRGSILWRHRQELPYDVRMDMEYSYLSDPRFLREYLPHEFKTEKDRETVFYLRRTEDNRAATFLVNQQFNGFDTTVDSLREKNYAERLPEVKYQIISEPLLDNRMLFSSESSITYFNNTVEQSADFRKYHPTLTGFDSGTVNEATETRPVARIDSVARVSFPFKPWIFNINPFVEGRATGYSESIDTSDGVAEEHGDVTGRFIPTFGLDWSSTHWRTYSVYNDFFRINRLRHIFIPELRYIYSPFVTRDPGELYQYDEIDALDSSQILVMGVKNKLQTKRGKPGHEKTVDFIDFNLDYYMFPTNSGIYTEGINGIIVRKDNFINLDFRCQLNDIVAIVSERNEFNTEEFQFDVLSYGAEVVNPPDWQFFAGHRFIRDISSMIMLAANYQINEKWSIMGKEKYDLKTSLADDDDGEGRREERKNLKTSFVLSRYFHDWVGSITLELDPIRNDNSYRFDISPKGLQQTTSRFWF from the coding sequence ATGAAAATAACACGCCTCCTTTTTACTCTCACCTTGTTTTTATTATTAAGCGCTCCTGCCTTTGCAGACAGCCTGCTTTCCGGCGGCAACCTTGCGCACAACCCCTTTTCTCTTTCTGCCAAACGTATAAGTACCTGGAAAAAAGAAGGAACCAGGGTCTTTATTGCTGAAAAGAATGCCGGTGTTTCGCAGGGGCCTTTTTATATCGTTGCGGACAATGTGGTTTGCTGGTTTCACGAAGAGGAATCGATGCAGTATGAAGACGCAATCATTGAGGTGTATTGCGAAGGCGACGTAACGGTGTTTCATGGAGAAAATTACGAAAAATTTGAGCAGGTATACTTAAAATTTGTCACCTTGACAGGGATTGAGGTGAATCCGGATATATTACCAATAGTGTTCTTTGAAGAGGAACAACCAATGCCTTTTTTCCTCAGGGGAGAAGATATTCGTTCAAGGGGAGAAGAAGAGTTCCTGTCCATGGAAACCCCTGATACGATAAAAACTAAAGACCAAAGGGAAAGGGAGGAGTTGATTGATATTATTGCGGATCAAATCGATTCATGGGAGGAGGGTGACAGGCGCATTGTTGTTGCCCTTGGGAATGTAAAAATCAAAAAAGAGGACATGACTATTGACGCAGATAGTATTATCTTGTGGTTTGATAAAAGTGCCTTGCCTGATGTGACACAACAATCCATGGCATTGCCTCTTAGCGAACTCTATGCAGAAGGCAACGTTACCATGCGCCGTGAAAATGATTTTCTCATTGCCGATCGTATCTTTGAACAAATGACAGAAGACAGGGGGATTATTGTTGACGGCAAGATCAAGACAACTATTCAATCAGGCCAGGAGGAGGATGTTTCCGGCCAGGATGCCGCTTTCCGTTCCAAAAAAGACAAATTTGAAGGGCTAAAAGACTTGCCCGCTCATGTCACTGCGGAAGAAATACATCATGTAGGAAAAGGACGCTATGAGATCGAAAACGGCCAGATAACTACGTGCGGTTATGGGCATCCGCATTATCATTTCAAAGGGAAAAAAATCCGGTTAATAAAGAGCGAAGAACATAATATTGTCTCTTCAAAATATAATTCTTTTTACCTCGACCGATATCCTGTGGCATATTTTCCTTACCTATCACTTGATATTCAAAAGAAGGAAAAGCTTTTAAAAGACTGGGAGTTTGGAAGCTCTTCCCGATTTGGCACATTTATTCGTACAAATTGGGACCTCTATGTTGCTACCGGGGGAAAACAAAAAGAGTGGAGCGACCTTATATTTAAATTGGACTACTTACAGGAACGCGGTATTGGTACAGGATTTGACTTTGGTTACCGTGGGCAGGATTTGTTTGGGTCAGTTGAAACATATTATCTGAATGACCAGGGAGAGTATGATATTAATCGCATACCTGTGGACGAAGAAGACCGCGGGAGCATATTATGGCGGCACCGGCAGGAGTTGCCGTACGATGTGCGCATGGATATGGAATATTCTTATCTGAGCGACCCAAGATTCCTGAGGGAATATTTACCACATGAATTCAAGACGGAAAAAGACCGCGAAACGGTATTCTATCTTCGAAGAACGGAGGATAACAGGGCGGCGACGTTTCTCGTAAATCAGCAATTCAACGGATTTGACACAACGGTAGATTCTTTAAGGGAAAAAAATTATGCGGAACGGCTTCCTGAGGTAAAATACCAGATCATTAGCGAGCCTCTTTTGGACAACCGGATGTTGTTTTCATCAGAAAGCTCAATAACGTATTTTAACAACACTGTTGAACAATCGGCTGATTTCCGGAAATACCATCCTACCCTTACCGGTTTTGATTCTGGAACGGTAAATGAAGCAACCGAAACCCGGCCGGTGGCAAGAATTGATAGTGTTGCCCGTGTAAGTTTTCCGTTTAAACCATGGATTTTTAATATTAATCCATTTGTCGAGGGGAGGGCTACCGGGTATTCTGAAAGCATAGACACCTCAGACGGGGTGGCGGAAGAACATGGGGATGTGACAGGTCGCTTTATTCCTACATTTGGACTTGACTGGAGTTCTACGCACTGGAGGACATATAGCGTATACAATGATTTTTTCAGGATTAATCGTTTACGTCATATATTTATCCCGGAGCTGCGTTATATTTACAGCCCTTTTGTTACTCGTGACCCGGGTGAATTGTATCAGTATGATGAAATCGATGCTTTGGATTCCTCTCAGATATTGGTTATGGGCGTGAAAAACAAATTACAGACAAAACGGGGGAAACCGGGACATGAAAAAACGGTGGATTTTATTGATTTCAACCTGGATTATTATATGTTTCCCACAAATTCCGGCATTTACACGGAGGGGATCAACGGGATTATTGTAAGAAAAGATAATTTTATTAATCTTGATTTCCGCTGCCAATTAAACGATATCGTTGCTATTGTTTCCGAAAGGAACGAATTTAATACTGAAGAGTTTCAGTTTGACGTCCTTTCTTATGGCGCGGAAGTGGTCAATCCCCCTGACTGGCAGTTTTTTGCAGGACATAGGTTTATCAGAGATATCAGTTCCATGATAATGCTTGCGGCAAATTACCAGATTAATGAAAAATGGAGTATTATGGGGAAGGAAAAATATGATCTGAAAACCTCGCTAGCCGATGATGATGACGGCGAGGGGAGACGCGAGGAACGGAAAAATTTAAAAACAAGCTTTGTGCTGTCCCGTTATTTTCATGACTGGGTAGGAAGCATTACCCTTGAATTAGACCCCATTAGAAATGATAATTCTTATCGCTTTGATATTAGCCCCAAGGGTCTTCAGCAAACCACGAGCCGCTTTTGGTTTTAA
- the coaD gene encoding pantetheine-phosphate adenylyltransferase codes for MRTAVYPGMFDPVTNGHLDVIRRGSVIFSGLIVSVGCNPLKQALFSVEERMEMIRHNVKDFKNVEVDCFEGMLVDHLAKRGTNIILRGIRTASDFEYERNRALTNRVFDKNAETVFVMASEQYLFLNSALIKETASLGGNVSKFVPPDVERGLMQKFKRLQRKKTT; via the coding sequence ATGAGAACAGCAGTTTATCCGGGGATGTTTGATCCTGTTACAAATGGACATCTTGATGTTATCCGGCGGGGAAGTGTTATTTTTAGCGGACTAATTGTCTCTGTTGGATGTAATCCGTTAAAACAAGCGTTGTTTTCTGTAGAAGAAAGAATGGAGATGATCAGGCACAATGTTAAGGATTTTAAAAACGTTGAAGTAGATTGCTTTGAAGGTATGCTGGTGGATCATCTGGCAAAAAGAGGAACAAATATTATACTGCGTGGCATACGCACGGCATCTGATTTTGAATATGAACGGAACCGGGCATTAACAAACAGGGTATTCGATAAAAATGCAGAAACAGTATTTGTAATGGCAAGTGAACAATATTTATTTCTAAACTCCGCCCTGATTAAAGAAACGGCCAGTCTGGGCGGAAACGTAAGCAAATTTGTCCCTCCGGACGTTGAAAGAGGTTTAATGCAAAAATTTAAACGCTTACAAAGAAAGAAGACGACATGA
- a CDS encoding TIGR00282 family metallophosphoesterase, producing the protein MKVNVLILGDIVGSPGRTIIKNKLKSFMEKEEIHFCIANGENAAAGAGITDQITKELFSYGVDVITMGDHVWDKKEKVHVLEIHKNIIRPLNYSPYAIGKGFVVATSKLGYPIGVVNLLGRVFMKPIDCPFRGVEKILGVLSNETSMIFVDMHAEATSEKIAMGLFLDGRVSAVVGTHTHVMTADEKILPKGTAYITDIGMTGPHESILGRKSDCVLKAIMTQMPTRFEVAENDVRMNGVKIVVDSQTGRAESIMRIEVKEKEAS; encoded by the coding sequence ATGAAGGTTAACGTCCTTATTTTAGGCGATATTGTGGGTAGTCCGGGACGCACGATAATAAAAAACAAACTGAAATCTTTTATGGAGAAGGAAGAGATACATTTTTGTATTGCAAACGGAGAAAATGCGGCAGCGGGGGCCGGCATTACAGATCAAATCACAAAAGAATTATTTTCTTACGGCGTGGATGTCATCACTATGGGCGACCATGTGTGGGATAAAAAGGAAAAGGTTCACGTCCTGGAAATACATAAAAATATTATACGGCCGCTTAATTATTCTCCGTATGCCATTGGAAAGGGCTTTGTGGTTGCAACGTCAAAGCTGGGATATCCCATTGGAGTGGTTAACCTGCTTGGCAGGGTATTCATGAAGCCCATAGATTGTCCTTTCAGGGGAGTGGAGAAGATTTTGGGGGTGCTTTCTAATGAAACGTCGATGATTTTTGTTGATATGCATGCGGAAGCGACCTCCGAAAAAATAGCAATGGGTTTGTTCCTGGACGGTAGAGTCAGTGCAGTTGTCGGTACCCATACACACGTAATGACTGCAGATGAAAAGATATTGCCAAAGGGAACTGCTTATATAACCGATATAGGCATGACGGGCCCTCATGAATCCATATTGGGCAGAAAATCCGATTGCGTGCTAAAGGCGATTATGACGCAAATGCCCACGCGGTTCGAAGTGGCAGAGAATGATGTGCGGATGAATGGTGTAAAGATTGTTGTGGACAGCCAAACAGGAAGGGCCGAAAGCATAATGAGAATCGAAGTGAAAGAAAAAGAAGCAAGTTGA
- the xseA gene encoding exodeoxyribonuclease VII large subunit, whose protein sequence is MNNLFPLISDAVRSQKRILTISGITGKIRNSLEQGFSHVWITGEVSNLKKPSSGHLYLTLKDEHAQIQAVIFKSVANWIKFDLKDGMEVLAFGSITVYEPRGQYQIIIENIEPKGFGALQQAFLKLKERLGKEGLFDPCYKKPLPLLPQKIAIVTSLTGAAIKDILNVINRRFAKMEILIYPVRVQGEGAAREIANAIDNLNTIAGIDVIIVGRGGGSLEDLWAFNEEVVARSIFTSKIPVISAVGHEIDVTISDLVADIRALTPTEAAELVVPCYDQLTDALEKIKARLIQSLYNKIKTDRSRLLRAEHSFPFKRPFDRIHRLQQVLDENMQRLVMLCGHTLKMEKEQLKGLANRLESVSPLKVLQRGYSITTVLQNDIPVKSCKELSSGTKVRTRLYDGSFVSSIIEIEG, encoded by the coding sequence ATGAATAATCTGTTTCCTCTTATATCAGATGCGGTAAGGAGTCAAAAGAGAATACTGACCATTTCCGGGATTACCGGTAAGATACGGAACTCGCTGGAACAGGGGTTTTCCCACGTATGGATTACCGGAGAGGTGTCCAATTTAAAAAAACCATCCTCCGGCCACTTGTATTTGACGCTGAAAGATGAACATGCGCAGATTCAGGCGGTCATATTTAAATCCGTCGCCAACTGGATAAAATTTGACTTAAAGGACGGAATGGAAGTCCTGGCCTTTGGTTCTATCACTGTTTACGAGCCCCGCGGACAATATCAAATAATCATTGAAAACATCGAGCCAAAAGGATTTGGTGCACTTCAACAGGCATTTTTGAAACTGAAAGAACGATTGGGGAAGGAGGGTTTATTTGACCCATGCTACAAGAAACCCCTTCCGTTGCTTCCCCAAAAGATTGCCATCGTAACATCCCTTACCGGTGCGGCAATAAAGGATATCCTGAATGTCATCAACAGAAGGTTTGCGAAGATGGAAATCCTCATTTATCCAGTGAGGGTTCAGGGCGAGGGCGCTGCCCGGGAAATTGCCAATGCCATTGATAACCTGAATACTATTGCCGGGATTGATGTGATTATTGTGGGTAGAGGCGGAGGGAGCCTGGAAGATTTATGGGCGTTTAATGAAGAGGTTGTTGCCAGAAGCATTTTTACCTCAAAGATACCCGTCATTTCCGCAGTAGGGCATGAAATTGATGTCACTATTTCTGACCTGGTCGCAGACATAAGGGCGTTGACCCCGACAGAGGCTGCTGAACTGGTAGTTCCCTGCTATGATCAGTTAACAGATGCTTTGGAAAAAATTAAAGCTAGACTTATACAATCACTCTATAATAAAATAAAAACAGATCGAAGTCGTTTGTTACGAGCGGAACATAGCTTTCCCTTTAAGAGGCCGTTTGACAGGATACATAGATTACAACAGGTACTGGACGAGAATATGCAAAGGTTGGTTATGTTGTGCGGTCATACCTTGAAAATGGAAAAGGAGCAGTTGAAAGGACTTGCAAACAGACTGGAGAGCGTAAGCCCGCTAAAGGTGCTGCAAAGAGGATATTCAATTACCACTGTCCTGCAGAATGATATCCCTGTAAAATCCTGCAAGGAACTGTCGTCCGGTACAAAGGTAAGAACCAGATTATATGATGGCAGTTTTGTTTCCTCGATAATTGAAATTGAAGGGTAA
- a CDS encoding exodeoxyribonuclease VII small subunit — protein sequence MAKVKFEEALKGLEKIVDKLEKGDMPLDETLSEYENGIKLYKKCVSMLDEAEKKIQILVKDENGSFSTRDFIDNSTNDTNNAP from the coding sequence ATGGCAAAAGTAAAATTTGAGGAGGCGTTAAAGGGACTTGAAAAAATTGTTGATAAACTGGAGAAGGGAGATATGCCCCTCGATGAAACGTTATCTGAATATGAAAATGGCATAAAATTGTACAAAAAGTGTGTTTCTATGCTGGACGAGGCAGAAAAAAAAATCCAGATATTGGTAAAGGATGAAAATGGCTCTTTCAGCACCAGAGATTTTATTGATAACAGTACGAATGACACGAATAACGCACCGTAA
- the dxs gene encoding 1-deoxy-D-xylulose-5-phosphate synthase, which produces MNNILDSVEFPEDLKKLNPEDLPKLASEIRSFIVDVISKNPGHLSSNLGVVELTMALHYCFDFRKDRIVWDVGHQAYVHKILTGRKTHFSILRQYKGLSGFPDKNESVYDPFTCGHSGDAISSALGLSCADEIIGYKRSIVVVVGDGGIGAGMSLEALNHAGDIKKNLLVVLNDNEMSISNTVGAVSKYLNKIRTMPIYADIRKELRGLIKILPVLGKPMEKTLEHLVELVKIGATPGRIFEDLGFNYFGPIDGHDFKVLTETINDIKHLNGPVLLHVITEKGRGFEPAYQNPTQFHSSGKFKLSEGKIEKEVQDAGKISYTKVFSDALVEFSKTNPSIVGITAAMPDGTGMISFGEKFPDRYFDVGICEQHAVGLANGLSTEKLKPVVAIYSTFLQRAYDQVFHDICLQKNPVVFVMDRSGVVGNDGPTHNGVFDIAYLRNLPGIVLMSPKDGSELRAMLKIAIDSDEIIAIRYPKENIPDEKIDLECKPFGIGEAEILREGKDGVLLAYGCMVQRCLQAAEQLSGKGVEATVVNARYAKPLDKKLILSLVRKHKLILTVEDHALAGGFGSAVLEMVSDEKEDAGKIVRMGIPDRFMEHGPREVILKNLGLDADGIADTFIASLDLTEIKGSFANTGKRHLAV; this is translated from the coding sequence ATGAATAATATCTTAGACTCCGTTGAATTTCCGGAAGACCTGAAAAAGTTAAACCCGGAAGATTTGCCCAAACTGGCAAGTGAAATCCGTTCCTTTATTGTGGACGTCATATCAAAAAATCCCGGACATCTTTCCTCAAACCTCGGAGTGGTGGAATTGACGATGGCGCTCCATTATTGTTTCGATTTCAGGAAAGACAGAATTGTCTGGGACGTTGGCCATCAGGCGTATGTCCACAAGATACTTACCGGCAGGAAAACACATTTCTCCATACTGCGCCAATATAAAGGACTCAGCGGCTTTCCGGATAAAAATGAAAGCGTATATGATCCTTTCACATGCGGCCATAGCGGTGATGCGATATCTTCCGCCCTGGGATTGTCATGTGCAGATGAGATTATCGGATACAAACGATCCATTGTGGTGGTGGTGGGAGATGGCGGCATAGGGGCTGGTATGTCTCTGGAAGCATTAAACCATGCAGGCGATATTAAGAAAAATCTACTTGTTGTCTTAAATGATAATGAGATGTCTATTTCCAACACCGTAGGGGCAGTTTCGAAATATTTGAACAAAATACGAACAATGCCGATTTATGCGGATATAAGAAAAGAGTTACGCGGTTTGATAAAAATATTGCCGGTGCTTGGGAAGCCTATGGAGAAAACACTGGAACATCTTGTTGAATTGGTAAAAATCGGTGCTACTCCGGGGCGTATTTTTGAAGACCTCGGATTCAATTATTTCGGGCCGATTGACGGGCACGATTTTAAGGTATTAACAGAAACAATAAATGATATTAAGCATTTAAACGGCCCTGTGTTGCTGCATGTGATAACAGAAAAGGGGCGTGGTTTTGAACCTGCATACCAAAACCCCACGCAATTCCACAGCTCCGGGAAATTTAAGCTTTCTGAAGGCAAAATAGAGAAAGAGGTACAGGATGCAGGGAAAATTTCTTACACAAAAGTTTTTAGCGATGCGCTGGTGGAATTCTCAAAAACGAATCCTTCTATCGTAGGCATTACTGCGGCTATGCCGGACGGCACGGGTATGATTTCCTTTGGGGAAAAATTCCCGGACAGATATTTTGACGTGGGTATTTGTGAACAACATGCCGTTGGACTTGCAAACGGTCTTTCAACCGAAAAATTGAAGCCTGTGGTGGCAATATATTCCACATTTTTGCAGAGGGCATATGACCAGGTCTTCCATGATATTTGTTTACAAAAAAATCCAGTAGTTTTTGTCATGGACAGATCCGGGGTGGTTGGCAATGATGGCCCTACCCATAACGGCGTGTTTGATATAGCGTATCTCCGCAATTTGCCCGGCATTGTATTGATGTCCCCTAAAGACGGAAGCGAACTAAGGGCAATGCTAAAGATTGCCATCGATTCTGATGAGATAATTGCAATTCGCTATCCAAAAGAAAATATACCCGATGAAAAAATCGATTTGGAATGCAAGCCGTTTGGGATTGGAGAGGCTGAGATTCTAAGAGAAGGCAAAGACGGCGTGCTTCTGGCGTATGGTTGTATGGTACAAAGATGCCTGCAGGCGGCGGAACAATTGTCGGGAAAAGGCGTCGAAGCCACGGTAGTAAATGCCAGATATGCAAAACCCCTTGATAAAAAACTTATTTTGTCATTAGTAAGAAAACACAAACTGATTCTTACTGTTGAAGACCATGCGCTTGCGGGAGGTTTCGGCTCCGCCGTGCTTGAGATGGTTTCTGATGAAAAAGAGGATGCGGGCAAAATTGTAAGGATGGGTATTCCTGACAGATTTATGGAACATGGGCCAAGAGAGGTTATATTGAAAAATCTTGGTTTGGATGCTGACGGTATTGCAGATACATTTATTGCATCTCTCGATCTAACGGAAATAAAAGGCTCATTCGCAAATACAGGTAAGCGGCATTTAGCCGTTTAG